CTCATAAGTCAAGCATAAAATGTATATAAATACTACTTATTGCCCTATTGCGATAACTTATCAACCTTATTCCGATAACTTATTACCATACCATTGCTGGCTTATCATCTAATTAGTGATAACTTATCACTTATTTTCCAATGGCTTGCCACGCCTTTAATGATAGCTTATCACTTACTTTATGATAGCTTATCACCTAATTACCGATAGCTTATTACTCCATTGGTGATAGCTTATCATCCTATTCATGATAGGTTATCACTTCCACTTATCACTTTCCTTGATAATTTATCACCACTACTTATCACTTATTGCAATAACTTATCAACTAAGCTATCATTAATTAATACTAACTAAAATTAAACTTAATTTAAACTGCCCCTAAATGCAATCAACACTCTAATAAATaattaggaagttaactcacTGTTTAACAAAGACGATGAGTTAATGGTGATGGTGGCACGACAATGATGAGGGCGTGGTGCTCATAGTTTGAATGGCAGCCCTAATAGCAGCGGTTTGGTGAGGGTGCACAAAGGCAGCAGTGATGGCAATGAAGGCGGCATGGCTAATAGCGAGTGGTGAATGGCAACGGCGTCGAATAGCAAATGACAACATGAATGGACAGCACAGATGCGGCGAATGGCGATGGCAATGGACATGACGGCAAGGGGTGATGATTGTggtgaagaaaatgagaagaaggagaagaaaatgaaagaaagatggagagagaaggggTTCAGCCGAataaggaggaaggagggaagagggagagggagagagagagagagacttgtgAGACTTTTCCCCCAAAATCTTCCTCAATCAAATGCAATCACCAAATCCCTTTAAAAACCCTCTCTTCCAAGTCTTTaaccttttgtcttcttcttcttcaatgccAAAGGTCTTCTAGAAAGGGCATTTTGGTTATTTCACCACTTTAACACAAAATCCCAATTTTGCCCTTGAGCCCAATTGCTTGAAATAGGTTTGGATGGGGTTGGTGGGCTTCTTTGGGCTCTCTTGACCGCACTTCCTAGGCATGAAACCCATTAGGCCTTCACTCGGCACGGCTCCTTTTTTTGGCTTCCAATTCTCGACCTATTAATCCTTatccaaaatttaaaacttaccGAGATGAATGAGGCGACGTCCAATAGGTCGGTTTTGAAATCCTTAGAAGTTCGATATCcgaaattgaattaaaattcgtggttaaaatcgatcatGTGTAACTTTAGTACAATCTAAATTGTCGAGTGACTTTTAGGGCTTTTGCACATTTGTCTCAtggttgataaaatttcaattcatgtttatgTCTCTTCAAATTATGGATAAATCTTGATTGTCATGTAATCGCGACAAATCAATTACTTGCCATGAATACAAGATTAATAGGAAATTAGTTTATTCATTCGCAGCGAGTATCGTAATTGTGCAAAATCACCCGTAAACCGACTACGTACTTTCgtcgaatcgatttatatccattCTTTGATTGAATTGCAATAGCGTAATATTGTCCCTTGTTGAGGATTAAGCTGTTTATCCACGATTGAATTCTCTAGCATGCGCgtttttaatcttttatggTCTTTGCCAATAGATTAATTAACTCATATGATTAATCAATTCTGAATAAATTCAACTATCAAACTCATGAGTATTGATAAAATAACAATTTCTTATATCTCAAGAATGGTTGAATTTCGTGATATACCAACTCTTGAAATCGACACTtctaaaatacaattaaattgcACATCTGAATAGACTTTTACTGTTAGCTTAATTTAAATCTCTCGATAGACGCACATCTCTTGCGGCCACCGTGTTTGATTTGGCTTTTCAAGTCTTAACCAATGAAGCTTCTTTAAATCTTCTTCCTGGTAAACATTAAAATTAGCAGACTATATAGAATACAGCCGGTTAATAAAGCTTCTTTGAATCTTCTTCTTGGTAAACACCAAAATTAGCAGACTATATAGAATACAGCCATTAGCAGGTTGACTTTATCGCCGTCTCTGCTCAATCCAATAGTATCGCATtcttaaggaagaagaaaagattcttaagggagaagaaaagaaaacgccaccttcatttcttcatcaaacCCACCATTTCCGTCCTCCAAAGGCGAGCTACTCCTCAGAAAACCTCAAGACAATACCAACAAAAGAGCAGACAACATAAACCCAAACCAAATCTCGATGGCAGAGTGCTTCAGCTTTTCAGGGACATACGACAGATGGTTGCGCTTCTCCTATTCCTGGATGGGCCTGAAGTCGACCACCACCGACCTCAGCGGCGATGGCACGGTCATGCACTGTTGGGTCCCCAAGACGTACAAGCCCAACAAGCCCAACTTGCTCCTTGTGCACGGCCTCGGAGCCAGCGGAATGTGGCAGTGGAATGCGTTCGTCTCGCGCTTCATCGAGAGATTCAACGTGTACGTGCCTGATCTCTTGTTCTTTGGCGACTCCTACACGAACCGGCCCGAGCGGACCGAGCAGTTTCAGGCTCAGTGCGTCGCAGGTAGGATTGTCGACTTTCTGACAGACAGGATACCGAATGAATCGAGAAAGACTGACTTGGATCAGCATTTGACCCTTTTTGCAGGAGTCTTGAAGGCTGAGGGAGTGAGAAAGACGGCAGTCGTGGGGGCAAGTTACGGTGGCTTCGTGGCATATAGCTTGGCGGCGCAGTTCCCTGAGATGGTGGAGAAGTTGGTTCTGTGGGGTGCAGGGGTCTGTATGGAGGAGAAGGATATGGAGGATGGAATGTTTCAGGTGGGCCAGAAAACATTAAATAGACTCGTTTCCTGAGTGCTAATCATGTTGCAGAAACTGCTCTGGAACTTGTGTGTAATTCTTGTGGGATTTCAGTGCGTGTCTCACTGTTTCTTGATATTCGTGATAACTGGATCTGTCTTCGGGTAATGTCGTCTGACAGGTGAAGAGCATGGACGAGGCCGTGAGTATCATGTTACCACAGACGCCAGAGAAGATGAAAGAGCTGCTCAAGGTCGTCTTTTACAAGCCGGTGATGACAATTCCCACTTGCTTTATGCAGGATTTCATTGATGTAAGTCAACGAAAAGTTACAAATCTCTCAGCTGCACGTTTGTGTTTTAGCAAATTGCCTACGAATCTGAGTTTATTGATGCCGAGTGTTCAGTTTTCGTTTCCTTTGCTAGCGAAACTCTCACCCTTCCTTTTCCTGATTCATAATGGAAATTTATACAGTTAATTATCAG
Above is a window of Eucalyptus grandis isolate ANBG69807.140 chromosome 9, ASM1654582v1, whole genome shotgun sequence DNA encoding:
- the LOC104430621 gene encoding 2-hydroxy-6-oxo-2,4-heptadienoate hydrolase, which encodes MAECFSFSGTYDRWLRFSYSWMGLKSTTTDLSGDGTVMHCWVPKTYKPNKPNLLLVHGLGASGMWQWNAFVSRFIERFNVYVPDLLFFGDSYTNRPERTEQFQAQCVAGVLKAEGVRKTAVVGASYGGFVAYSLAAQFPEMVEKLVLWGAGVCMEEKDMEDGMFQVKSMDEAVSIMLPQTPEKMKELLKVVFYKPVMTIPTCFMQDFIDFMGTEHLQEWTGLLNALHKDRKMSNLPKITQPTLIIWGEYDRLFPKELGHRLKRHLEGTAQLVVIKDCGHAPNGRDMKEIYEHMKSFLVDPLLSPKKANQTKDQKVH